A genomic stretch from Terriglobales bacterium includes:
- the rdgB gene encoding RdgB/HAM1 family non-canonical purine NTP pyrophosphatase: MRRIFIATSSAGKLRDFAAAAGEIEVQPLPGVDSLPSATEDGATFEENARKKAEHYSRLAPGKLVLADDSGLEVAALAGAPGVRSARYAADESATLPADEANNARLLRELQNVPEERRAARFVCVIAAAHDGQTLAAFRGEAAGVIARAPRGAGGFGYDPLFYFPGLGKTFAELAPAEKAAVSHRGAAFRRFLEWCRLNPDC; this comes from the coding sequence GTGCGTCGTATCTTCATCGCGACCTCCAGCGCGGGGAAACTTCGAGACTTTGCCGCTGCGGCCGGCGAGATCGAGGTCCAACCCCTGCCTGGTGTTGATTCCCTTCCCTCCGCCACCGAGGACGGCGCCACCTTCGAGGAGAACGCCCGCAAGAAGGCGGAGCACTACAGCCGCCTGGCGCCCGGGAAGCTGGTGCTGGCCGACGACTCCGGGCTGGAGGTGGCCGCACTCGCCGGCGCTCCCGGCGTGCGCTCAGCGCGTTACGCCGCCGATGAATCCGCGACCCTGCCAGCGGACGAGGCCAACAATGCCCGCCTGCTGCGTGAGCTTCAGAACGTCCCGGAGGAGCGGCGCGCGGCCCGCTTCGTCTGTGTGATCGCTGCGGCCCACGACGGCCAGACACTCGCCGCCTTTCGCGGCGAAGCCGCCGGCGTCATCGCTCGGGCGCCCCGTGGCGCCGGAGGGTTCGGCTACGACCCGCTCTTTTATTTTCCCGGGCTGGGCAAGACCTTCGCGGAACTCGCGCCCGCAGAAAAAGCCGCGGTCAGTCACCGCGGCGCGGCGTTCAGAAGATTTCTGGAGTGGTGCCGGCTGAATCCTGACTGCTAA